One window from the genome of Thermococcus sp. MV5 encodes:
- a CDS encoding DMT family transporter, whose product KWKPLLALGVSLAMNWVFLFTAFSYTTIANAVLVYYTAPILATIISWRFLGEEMNPRRIGLIGLAFLGLVLIVSGQSLDFHNKDFLGIILALTAALFYALIPNLGRFLKEVDGKVLTFLQLAIASLVLAPFVAVRGAGKPVWWA is encoded by the coding sequence AAGTGGAAGCCCCTTTTAGCCCTCGGAGTTTCCCTCGCCATGAACTGGGTGTTCCTGTTCACGGCATTCAGCTACACAACTATTGCGAACGCGGTTCTTGTATACTATACTGCCCCGATTCTGGCGACCATAATCTCATGGCGCTTCCTTGGGGAAGAGATGAACCCAAGAAGAATAGGCCTCATAGGCCTAGCCTTCCTCGGGCTGGTGCTGATAGTGAGCGGCCAGAGTCTGGACTTTCACAACAAAGACTTTTTGGGAATAATCCTTGCACTCACGGCGGCCCTCTTCTACGCCCTCATCCCCAACCTCGGAAGGTTCCTCAAAGAGGTGGATGGAAAGGTCCTAACTTTCCTCCAGCTGGCGATAGCTTCGCTGGTTTTGGCGCCATTTGTGGCAGTCCGCGGGGCAGGAAAGCCCGTCTGGTGGGCA